From Salvelinus alpinus chromosome 20, SLU_Salpinus.1, whole genome shotgun sequence:
taggataatgataaacacacaacacacacacacacacacacagagctgaaCTGGCAGACTCACCATAGCCTCATACAACTGGGTGAATTCCATGTAGTTGGGAGTGAGGATGCCCTTCTGGTACCCTTGGATGACTGATGGTTGCTGAGCAACCAGCCACAGCCCGTCCTATTAGTGCAACACAATCACTGCACATCTTTATGAAGAAATCTAAATCTAttaacaaagtgaaaatatgttttgtgTACAGTACTTACTGCATCAATAACTATAGGGATATCTCTTGCTTTGGACTTCTCAATTACTTCctgaagagaaaaaaagagtCATGAAAACATTGCTAATATGTCAACTGTCAACTAaaattgactgtgtgtgtgtgtgttcagtgtcccATGTGCCTTGGCGTTTTTCAGCAGCATTTCGTCTCTGCCCAGCCCTGGGCCCACCACCAGGCAGTGGAGTCTGGGGAGCCATTTCTCTATCTCCTCCACTGCATCAGGGCTGTCCCTATAGATAATATTAACACAGTTATCATCAACAAAGACATCCATTATATGCACACTGCTTACAAATAGGCTTCCACTCCTAGACAGAACTTACAGAACAGGATGAACTATGAGCTCCGGACTGTAGGATTTGATCACTGTCGCTGCAGTTTTAGTGCAGAATACGTGTGACAGGTCAGCCCCCTGGGAAGTGATACAGCAGAGGTTTTGTTGTCATATCAATGTCTCCACCAGAGTAAAAAATTACACAGGACCAAGAAAGCTACTTTGTGCTTACCACTTTCAATGCAGAGATAGCAGCAAAGTACGGAGCTCCTGTATACCTTACCATGACAAGAAAAATAATCAGAAAGAAGGATGGAACGAAAGAAGGATACAAGAAGAACATTTTAGAATATCTTTGGTACCTCACACAATATGGGTATACTCCAGAAAACCTTCATTTAGAAATCCAAGTTAAAGGTGGGGCTGGGTCACTTGGATAACTTACTCCTGACATCCCCCAATAATCCCAATCCGCCCATCTTGGCCTTTGTGCTTTTTAGACGTCAGCGGAGGGACTATATTCTTCACCAGCGGAAGGATATCATCCATTCCTCGGCGTGCTGCTGTCCCATGGGAGAAGGAACGCTCAAGGACTGAAAGAGGAGATAGAAGTATTCAGAGTTTACTTAAAACTTGTCACTTCCCTGCGCTAACTGCTTGTGTGTGCATTTAGTTCAGCCTAGATGTCTTTCTGGGTCTGTTTCAGCCTTATTCAGTTCTGTTTGACCTGCTTGTCGACAAGCAGTCTCACCAGAGCTGGCCATTGGTTAAACACAGGCCAACTGAGTAAGAGAAGCAAATACCTAAACCTGCGTTGGACTGTTGTTGACTGTGGTAGCTGGGCCACTCAGCCTGGGACTGGGGCGAGCGGACTTGGCGGTGACTCGACCGACCATGCCTCATTTGGCCGGAGGCGGACATGGGCACACCGGGCTGTATGGTGGACTCCATGGTATTCAGAGCAGGTGGCATTGCTGTGTTTGCGGTAGCTGTGGCAACAGGCTTCCTGGTGGCGATGCTGGAGAACATCTGTCCCAACACCTGGAGCATGTGGAGCTCGCGGGCATGTTTGGCTTCTCGCCGGCGGTCCTCGGCTTGCAGACGCTGCTCCTCCATCTGGTAGAAGCTCTGCTCAGCCTCGGCACTCTGCTCCAGGAGCCGCTTCGTCACACTGTCCAGGGCCAGGTCGGCGTGCCGCTTCTTGGGCCGTTTGGAGGATGGCCCACCAGCTGACTGGCTGCTGATCTGTCTGACTGTAGTGCCTGTTGAGGAGTGGATGGAGGTTTGAGAGCTGCCACTGTGGTAGTATCGGTATACTTGATATGGTTGATTTTGCATATACAGGCACTTTTTGGATGTTTTTGAAAATGAAACCTCTTGAAACAGTTTTTTAAAATCTATCTGAATATTTTCTTCACTCTATCTGGAAACAAGATCAAATAGTAGCTGAGACCAAACTATTTAAGAATATAAAGATTGTTTATAGGTTTCCACAAATACCTGAGGAAATGTCATTACCACC
This genomic window contains:
- the LOC139546420 gene encoding ATP-dependent (S)-NAD(P)H-hydrate dehydratase-like — protein: MLANSTRGFLWSDVETRTLLNIWGEPDIQAALGGNFRNSHVYRDVARSLGIMGFERTPEQCRVRIKSLKRQFILAKEGNLRNNGQYHKICKFYDAMERILSSRPQIDPQELLDSGAVGDETEEEVDTDPPQDPYLESTGECSYPETQVKLEYPPIPVTVGNSTTVRQISSQSAGGPSSKRPKKRHADLALDSVTKRLLEQSAEAEQSFYQMEEQRLQAEDRRREAKHARELHMLQVLGQMFSSIATRKPVATATANTAMPPALNTMESTIQPGVPMSASGQMRHGRSSHRQVRSPQSQAEWPSYHSQQQSNAGLVLERSFSHGTAARRGMDDILPLVKNIVPPLTSKKHKGQDGRIGIIGGCQEYTGAPYFAAISALKVGADLSHVFCTKTAATVIKSYSPELIVHPVLDSPDAVEEIEKWLPRLHCLVVGPGLGRDEMLLKNAKEVIEKSKARDIPIVIDADGLWLVAQQPSVIQGYQKGILTPNYMEFTQLYEAMHHEPLDSSDHQRSAMELSVAMGNLTVVLKGEEDLITDGNKVILCRQEGSGRRCGGQGDLLSGSLGVLAHWAYTSSADMTKSVNPSVVAAFGACSLTRQCNRQAFHKHGRATTTTDMIQEISSAFKKLFES